One Methylosinus sp. C49 DNA segment encodes these proteins:
- a CDS encoding HypC/HybG/HupF family hydrogenase formation chaperone yields MCLAIPARVEELLPDDMARVSVDGVGKLVSVALVDGLAIGDYVVLHVGYALAKIDEEEAMATLALLREAAVLGEAQ; encoded by the coding sequence ATGTGCCTCGCCATTCCCGCCCGTGTGGAGGAGCTGCTGCCCGACGATATGGCGCGCGTCAGCGTCGATGGCGTCGGCAAGCTGGTGTCCGTCGCGCTCGTCGATGGTCTCGCGATCGGCGATTATGTCGTGCTGCATGTCGGCTATGCGCTCGCCAAGATCGACGAGGAAGAGGCGATGGCGACGCTCGCTCTGCTGCGCGAGGCCGCGGTGCTGGGAGAGGCGCAATGA
- a CDS encoding efflux RND transporter permease subunit — protein sequence MRFTDIFVRRPVLASVVSLLILVLGLRSLFTLPTLQYPRTQNAIVTVTTSYFGADPATVAGFVTTPLENAIAQANGIDYLTSTSQVGTSTITANLRLNYDSGKALTEISTKIDSVLNQLPSAVQRPVITVKIGQTTDAMYIGFNSDILTSSQVTDYLIRVVQPRLQSVPGVQTAELIGGKTFALRAWLDPVKLAAYGLTASELSAALQGNDYIAGLGSTKGEMVQVTLTAATSLHSLEEFRNLVVKQVNGANVKLRDVANVTLGSEDYESAVAFNGKQAVYIGILVAPNANLLDVVKGVKEAYPDILKSLPQGLNSDIVYDTTDFVNSSIDEVIHTLIEAILIVTAVVFMFLGSWRSVVIPIIAIPLSLIGTFTILLALGFSINLLTLLALVLAIGLVVDDAIIVVENVNRHLADGMKPFDAALQAARELAGPIIAMTIVLIAVYVPIGFQGGLTGALFVEFAFTLAGAVTVSAVIALTLSPVSCALVLKPPHLGEETLETRIVEFIDAKMDWVKDRYQHLLARSLRFVPVTLAFGGIVLASIFWLYSNSKNELAPNEDQGVVFAQSTSAPNATLQQKLFYGDQVYKTFAKHPEMTSSFQIVTPGLIFGGLVLTPSDKRKITAEQMQQTLQQELARSVPGQRLVTFQPPPLPGSNGLPIQFVVQSTDTFDKMNDISRDFLSKALATGKFMFLDTDLKIDQPQMSLVIDREKTAQLGLRMLDVGGALTTGLSGGYTQYFGLDGRSYKVIPQMAQQFRLNPDQILNYYIKTADGSSVPLSTVAKFQTMVVPESLNHFQQINSFTISGVAAPGVIAGEALETLKEVAAQTLPPAYTIDYAGSSRQFVQESSGFAGTFGFALIIIFLALAAQFESFRDPLIILVSVPMSIAGALVFIMLGFGGASINIYTQVGLVTLMGLISKHGILIVEFANEQQHLGKSKYEAIIEATSIRLRPILMTTAAMVLGVLPLIMASGAGAASRYNMGLVIASGLSIGTLFTLFVLPAVYLVLAADHSKTREASAVDLDDAHHAHAENKIRVVAS from the coding sequence ATGCGTTTCACCGACATTTTCGTGCGTCGCCCGGTGCTCGCCTCTGTGGTGAGCCTGTTGATCCTGGTGCTGGGCCTGCGCTCGCTCTTCACCCTGCCGACGCTGCAATATCCGCGCACGCAAAACGCCATCGTCACGGTGACGACCTCTTATTTCGGCGCCGATCCGGCGACTGTCGCCGGCTTCGTCACCACGCCGCTCGAGAACGCCATCGCGCAGGCCAACGGCATCGACTATCTCACCTCGACGAGCCAGGTCGGCACCAGCACCATCACCGCCAATCTGCGGCTCAACTATGATTCCGGCAAGGCGCTGACCGAGATCAGCACCAAGATCGATTCTGTGCTCAATCAGCTGCCGTCGGCCGTGCAGCGGCCGGTCATCACGGTGAAAATCGGCCAGACCACCGACGCCATGTATATCGGCTTCAATAGCGATATTCTGACATCGAGCCAGGTCACCGATTATCTGATCCGCGTCGTGCAGCCGCGCCTGCAATCGGTGCCGGGCGTGCAGACCGCCGAGCTCATCGGCGGCAAGACCTTCGCGCTCCGCGCTTGGCTCGATCCGGTCAAGCTCGCCGCCTATGGCCTCACCGCCAGCGAGCTCAGCGCCGCGCTGCAGGGCAATGACTATATCGCTGGCCTCGGCTCGACCAAGGGCGAGATGGTGCAGGTCACGCTCACCGCGGCGACCTCGCTGCATTCGCTCGAGGAGTTCCGCAATCTCGTCGTCAAGCAGGTGAACGGCGCCAATGTGAAGCTGCGTGACGTCGCCAATGTCACGCTCGGCTCGGAGGATTACGAATCCGCCGTGGCGTTCAATGGCAAGCAGGCGGTCTATATCGGTATTCTCGTCGCTCCCAACGCCAATCTTCTCGATGTCGTCAAAGGCGTCAAAGAAGCCTATCCCGACATTTTGAAATCGCTGCCGCAGGGCCTCAACAGCGATATCGTCTATGACACGACCGATTTCGTGAACAGCTCCATCGACGAGGTGATTCACACCCTGATCGAGGCGATACTCATCGTCACCGCCGTCGTGTTCATGTTCCTCGGCTCCTGGCGCTCGGTGGTCATACCGATCATCGCCATCCCGCTGTCGCTCATCGGCACATTCACCATTCTGCTGGCGCTCGGCTTTTCGATCAATCTGCTCACCCTGCTGGCGCTGGTTCTGGCGATCGGACTCGTCGTCGACGACGCGATCATCGTCGTCGAAAACGTCAATCGCCATCTCGCCGACGGGATGAAGCCTTTCGACGCGGCCTTGCAGGCGGCCCGCGAGCTCGCCGGTCCGATCATCGCGATGACCATCGTGCTGATCGCCGTCTATGTGCCGATCGGCTTTCAAGGCGGCCTCACCGGCGCGCTCTTCGTCGAATTCGCCTTCACGCTCGCCGGCGCGGTGACGGTCTCGGCTGTCATCGCGCTCACGCTCTCGCCGGTGAGCTGCGCGCTTGTGCTGAAGCCGCCGCATCTCGGCGAGGAGACGCTGGAGACGCGCATCGTCGAATTCATCGACGCCAAGATGGATTGGGTCAAGGATCGCTATCAACATCTGCTGGCGCGTTCGCTGCGTTTCGTGCCGGTGACGCTCGCTTTCGGCGGCATTGTGCTCGCGAGCATCTTTTGGCTCTATTCGAACTCGAAGAACGAGCTCGCGCCCAATGAGGATCAAGGCGTCGTCTTCGCGCAATCCACCTCGGCGCCCAACGCCACATTGCAGCAGAAGCTCTTCTATGGCGATCAGGTCTACAAGACCTTCGCCAAGCATCCCGAAATGACGAGCTCCTTCCAGATCGTCACGCCCGGCCTCATCTTCGGCGGCCTCGTTCTCACGCCGTCGGACAAGCGCAAGATCACCGCTGAGCAGATGCAGCAGACGCTGCAGCAGGAGCTCGCGCGCTCGGTGCCGGGCCAGCGCCTCGTCACCTTCCAGCCGCCGCCGCTGCCGGGCTCCAATGGTCTGCCCATTCAATTCGTCGTGCAGAGCACCGACACATTCGATAAGATGAACGATATCTCGCGCGACTTCCTCTCCAAGGCGCTCGCGACGGGCAAGTTCATGTTCCTCGACACCGATCTGAAGATCGACCAGCCGCAGATGTCGCTCGTCATCGATCGCGAGAAGACGGCGCAGCTCGGCTTGCGGATGCTCGATGTCGGCGGCGCGCTCACGACTGGATTGAGCGGCGGCTACACGCAATATTTCGGATTGGACGGGCGTTCGTACAAAGTCATCCCGCAGATGGCGCAGCAATTCCGGCTCAATCCGGATCAGATCTTGAACTATTACATCAAGACCGCGGACGGCTCCTCCGTGCCGCTGTCGACGGTGGCGAAGTTCCAGACCATGGTGGTGCCGGAGTCGCTCAATCACTTCCAACAGATCAACTCCTTCACCATCTCCGGCGTCGCCGCTCCCGGGGTCATCGCCGGCGAGGCGCTGGAGACGTTGAAGGAAGTCGCCGCGCAGACGCTGCCGCCCGCCTACACGATCGACTATGCCGGCTCGTCACGGCAATTCGTGCAGGAGTCGAGCGGCTTCGCCGGGACCTTCGGCTTCGCGCTCATCATCATCTTCCTGGCGCTGGCGGCGCAGTTCGAGAGCTTCCGCGATCCGCTCATCATTCTCGTCTCCGTGCCCATGTCGATCGCGGGCGCGCTCGTCTTCATCATGCTGGGCTTCGGCGGCGCGAGCATCAACATCTACACACAGGTGGGCCTCGTCACGCTGATGGGCCTCATCAGCAAGCACGGCATTCTCATCGTCGAATTCGCCAATGAGCAGCAGCATCTCGGCAAGTCGAAATATGAGGCGATCATAGAAGCGACGTCGATCCGCCTGCGGCCGATCCTCATGACGACGGCGGCGATGGTGCTCGGCGTTCTGCCGCTCATCATGGCGAGCGGCGCCGGCGCGGCCTCGCGTTACAATATGGGCCTCGTCATCGCCTCTGGCCTGTCGATCGGCACGTTGTTCACGCTCTTCGTGCTGCCTGCGGTCTATCTCGTGCTCGCCGCCGATCACTCGAAGACGCGTGAAGCGAGCGCTGTCGATCTCGACGATGCGCATCACGCGCACGCCGAGAATAAGATTCGCGTCGTCGCCTCCTGA
- the hypE gene encoding hydrogenase expression/formation protein HypE, which yields MNKHEPAGRKLDLRNGRVELSHGSGGRAMARLIGEIFHAAFDNEWLAAGNDQAAFDIPAGRMAMTTDGYVVSPLFFPGGDIGKLAVHGTINDIAMAGARPLHMSASFIIEEGFPLAELKLIAQSMGEASRAAGVAIVTGDTKVVERGKADGVFISTSCVGIIPAGLALSGDKARPGDVVLLSGSIGDHGVAVMSKRENLSFDTEVLSDTAALHELVAAMVETAGGAIRLMRDPTRGGVAATLNEIAHQSRVGVRIVEKAIPIAPQVAAACELLGLDPLHVANEGKLLAVVAREAADALLATMRAHPLGAEAARIGEIVADEHCFVQMTTAFGGGRIIDWLSGEQLPRIC from the coding sequence ATGAACAAGCATGAGCCGGCAGGCCGCAAGCTCGATCTCCGCAATGGCCGCGTGGAGCTTTCGCATGGCTCCGGCGGACGCGCCATGGCGCGGCTGATCGGCGAGATTTTTCACGCGGCCTTCGACAATGAATGGCTCGCCGCCGGCAATGACCAGGCGGCCTTCGACATTCCCGCCGGACGCATGGCGATGACGACCGACGGCTATGTCGTCTCGCCCTTGTTCTTCCCCGGCGGCGATATCGGCAAGCTCGCCGTGCATGGCACGATCAACGACATCGCCATGGCCGGGGCGCGGCCGCTGCATATGTCGGCGAGCTTCATCATAGAAGAAGGCTTTCCGCTCGCCGAGCTGAAGCTGATTGCGCAGAGCATGGGCGAAGCCTCGCGCGCGGCCGGCGTCGCCATCGTCACCGGCGACACCAAAGTGGTGGAGCGCGGAAAGGCGGATGGCGTCTTCATCTCGACGAGCTGCGTAGGGATCATTCCAGCGGGGCTCGCGCTGTCCGGCGACAAGGCGCGGCCCGGCGATGTCGTGCTGCTCTCCGGCTCCATCGGCGATCATGGCGTCGCGGTCATGTCGAAACGCGAGAATCTCTCCTTCGATACAGAGGTGCTGTCCGACACGGCGGCGTTGCACGAGCTCGTCGCGGCTATGGTGGAGACCGCAGGCGGCGCCATTCGCCTGATGCGCGATCCGACGCGCGGCGGCGTGGCGGCGACGCTCAATGAAATCGCGCATCAATCGCGCGTCGGCGTGCGCATCGTCGAGAAAGCCATTCCCATTGCGCCGCAAGTGGCCGCCGCCTGCGAGCTGCTGGGACTCGATCCCCTGCATGTGGCCAATGAGGGCAAGCTGCTCGCCGTGGTCGCGCGCGAGGCCGCCGATGCGCTGCTCGCCACGATGCGCGCGCATCCGCTGGGCGCAGAGGCCGCGCGCATAGGGGAGATCGTCGCCGATGAGCATTGCTTCGTGCAGATGACGACCGCCTTCGGCGGCGGCCGCATCATCGACTGGCTCTCCGGCGAGCAATTGCCGCGCATCTGCTGA
- a CDS encoding efflux RND transporter periplasmic adaptor subunit, whose product MVARTLLQDRFGPMAKPMAIMLAIVALVFGGLYGFNVFRGVMIKGFLASMANPPQTVSVTTAGYQEWRPKLTAVGTFRAVNGSDLSLEASGIVEKIHFQSGQQVEAGQLLLELRKDTDLAKLASQRAAAELAGINLRRDQAQLKIHAASQATVDTDQANLKSAEADVAQQEAVIAQKTLRAPFAGRLGIRAVDLGQYIGAGTNIVTLQALDPIYLDFTLPQQALNGIEVGQSIDAGVDAFPNKKFTGKIVAINSKVDQASRNVQVRASLANSALELKPGMFAQIDIVTGKPERLITLPQTAIVYAPFGNSVFLVQKPDGKEAGLSAHQAFVRLGATRGDEVAVLEGVTEGATVVTAGQLKLRNGSPLNISDTQQPPVDPNPKPVDQ is encoded by the coding sequence ATGGTCGCTAGAACTTTGCTGCAGGATCGTTTCGGACCCATGGCGAAGCCGATGGCGATCATGCTCGCGATCGTCGCGCTGGTCTTCGGCGGACTCTATGGCTTCAACGTATTTCGCGGCGTGATGATCAAGGGCTTTCTCGCTTCCATGGCCAATCCGCCGCAGACCGTCTCGGTCACGACCGCGGGCTATCAGGAATGGCGGCCAAAGCTCACCGCGGTCGGCACGTTTCGCGCGGTGAACGGCTCCGATCTCTCGCTGGAGGCCTCCGGCATCGTCGAGAAGATTCACTTCCAGTCCGGCCAGCAAGTGGAGGCGGGCCAGCTGCTGCTGGAATTGCGCAAGGACACCGATCTCGCCAAGCTCGCCTCGCAAAGGGCGGCCGCCGAGCTCGCTGGCATAAATCTGCGGCGCGATCAGGCGCAGCTGAAGATTCACGCCGCGAGCCAGGCGACGGTCGACACGGATCAAGCCAATCTCAAGAGCGCGGAGGCCGATGTCGCGCAGCAGGAGGCGGTGATCGCGCAAAAGACATTGCGCGCGCCCTTCGCTGGACGGCTCGGCATTCGCGCGGTCGATCTCGGCCAATATATCGGAGCGGGCACAAATATCGTGACGCTGCAGGCGCTCGATCCCATCTATCTCGACTTCACTCTGCCGCAGCAGGCGCTGAACGGCATAGAGGTCGGCCAATCGATCGACGCCGGCGTCGATGCGTTTCCGAATAAGAAATTCACCGGCAAGATCGTCGCGATCAACTCCAAGGTGGATCAGGCGAGCCGCAATGTGCAGGTGCGCGCCAGCCTCGCCAATTCCGCTCTCGAGCTGAAGCCCGGCATGTTCGCGCAGATCGACATCGTGACCGGCAAGCCCGAGCGCCTCATCACTTTGCCGCAGACCGCGATCGTCTATGCGCCCTTCGGCAATTCTGTGTTTCTCGTGCAGAAGCCGGATGGCAAAGAGGCCGGCCTTTCCGCGCATCAGGCTTTCGTGCGCCTCGGCGCGACGCGCGGCGACGAGGTCGCCGTGCTGGAGGGCGTGACGGAGGGCGCGACCGTCGTCACCGCTGGACAGCTGAAGCTGAGAAACGGTTCGCCGCTGAATATTTCCGACACGCAGCAGCCGCCGGTCGATCCCAATCCCAAGCCCGTGGATCAGTGA
- the hypD gene encoding hydrogenase formation protein HypD: MKHVDEYRDGDLARAIAQRIAAEAQSDRQYRFMEFCGGHTHAISRYGIEDLLPENIRLIHGPGCPVCVLPMGRIDDAIRLAAREEVTLCTYADLMRVPASGGSSLMKAKANGADIRMVYSTLDAIAIAEKEPQRQVVFFAIGFETTTPPTALAIRLAQKKGLTNFSIFCNHVLTPAAMQAILDTYDGVEIEGFVGPAHVSTVIGSAPYRRFASDYHKPVVIAGFEPLDVLQAILMLLRQINEGRCEIENQYRRAVTESGNAKAIDEVAEIFELREAFEWRGLGEIPKSALKLRDAYADYDAERRFALETKPARDNPACECGAILRGRKRPQDCKLFGVACTPETPMGSCMVSSEGSCAAYWAYGRFRQYQNEARKAS, translated from the coding sequence ATGAAGCATGTCGACGAATATCGCGACGGCGATCTCGCCCGCGCCATAGCGCAGCGCATCGCCGCGGAAGCGCAGAGCGATCGGCAATATCGCTTCATGGAGTTTTGCGGCGGCCATACGCATGCGATCTCGCGCTATGGCATAGAGGATCTGCTGCCCGAGAATATCCGTCTCATTCACGGCCCCGGCTGCCCCGTCTGCGTGCTGCCGATGGGCCGCATAGACGACGCCATTCGCCTCGCCGCGCGCGAGGAGGTGACTCTCTGCACCTATGCCGATCTGATGCGCGTGCCCGCCTCCGGCGGCTCCAGCCTGATGAAGGCCAAGGCGAACGGCGCCGATATTCGCATGGTCTATTCGACGCTCGACGCCATCGCCATCGCCGAGAAGGAGCCGCAGCGCCAAGTCGTTTTCTTCGCGATCGGCTTCGAGACGACCACGCCGCCGACCGCGCTCGCCATTCGCCTCGCGCAGAAGAAAGGCCTCACGAATTTCTCGATCTTCTGCAATCATGTGCTGACGCCGGCGGCGATGCAGGCCATTCTCGACACCTATGATGGCGTCGAGATCGAAGGCTTCGTCGGTCCCGCGCATGTCTCCACGGTCATCGGCTCCGCGCCCTATCGGCGTTTCGCGAGCGATTATCATAAGCCCGTCGTCATCGCCGGCTTCGAGCCGCTGGATGTGCTACAGGCCATTTTGATGCTGCTGCGGCAAATCAACGAAGGCCGCTGCGAGATCGAGAATCAATATCGCCGCGCCGTCACCGAGAGCGGCAACGCCAAAGCCATCGACGAGGTCGCGGAGATTTTCGAGCTGCGCGAGGCCTTCGAATGGCGCGGGCTCGGCGAGATTCCAAAGAGCGCGCTGAAGCTGCGCGACGCTTACGCCGATTATGACGCGGAGCGCCGCTTCGCCTTGGAAACCAAGCCGGCGCGCGACAATCCAGCCTGCGAATGCGGCGCGATTTTGCGCGGGCGGAAGCGCCCGCAAGATTGCAAGCTGTTCGGCGTCGCCTGCACGCCGGAGACGCCCATGGGCTCCTGCATGGTGTCCTCGGAAGGCTCTTGCGCCGCCTATTGGGCCTATGGAAGATTCCGGCAATATCAAAACGAAGCGCGGAAAGCGTCATGA
- a CDS encoding sigma-54 dependent transcriptional regulator — translation MNKREDSREMESEATPISHGATVLIVDDEKRSLESLRRVLGGEFQIVCASSAAEAEAVLAGDLVQVILCDQRMPGESGVEFLTRVREHWPEPVRMIISGYTDAEDIIAGVNEAGIFQYVTKPWDPDKLIQSVREAAQLYAAQKDGGAAPPLEAKPSHERLQRLASDRRRAERRMFEFGRIVHAPESPMRQTLALARRAAEYDISVLITGASGTGKELLARAIHHGSARGEKSFVVENCGALPDELLESELFGCKKGAFTGAYQDRVGLFEVADGGSIFLDEIGETSPSFQVKLLRVLQEGEIRPLGAQRPRRVDVRVIAATNRNIVAEVEAGRFRRDLYYRLAAFPIHLSPLSERRCDIAIIAARILVAVNQTFNRRVPGFEPETLRLLERYGWPGNVRELHNEIQRMVALSDGDANLPPGLLSPCIADHRATTTCDDQQRFTLKERVEMLECALIKESLERNGRNISHVADELGLSRVGLRSKIARYDISRVVDDES, via the coding sequence ATGAACAAGCGCGAGGACAGCCGCGAGATGGAGAGCGAGGCGACGCCGATCTCCCACGGCGCCACTGTGCTCATCGTCGACGATGAGAAGCGCTCGCTCGAATCGCTGCGCCGCGTGCTCGGCGGCGAGTTTCAGATCGTCTGCGCCAGCAGCGCCGCCGAGGCGGAGGCCGTGCTCGCCGGCGATCTGGTGCAAGTGATTCTCTGCGACCAGCGCATGCCGGGCGAGAGCGGCGTCGAATTTTTGACGCGCGTGCGCGAGCATTGGCCCGAGCCGGTGCGCATGATCATCTCCGGCTATACGGATGCGGAAGATATTATCGCCGGCGTCAATGAGGCCGGCATTTTCCAATATGTCACCAAGCCCTGGGATCCCGACAAGCTCATCCAATCGGTGCGCGAGGCGGCGCAGCTCTATGCGGCGCAGAAGGATGGCGGCGCGGCGCCGCCGCTCGAGGCCAAGCCCTCGCATGAGCGATTGCAGCGGCTCGCCAGCGACAGGCGCCGCGCGGAGCGGCGCATGTTCGAATTCGGCCGCATCGTCCATGCGCCCGAAAGTCCGATGCGCCAGACGCTCGCGCTGGCGCGGCGCGCGGCGGAATATGACATCTCCGTGCTCATCACCGGCGCCTCGGGCACGGGCAAGGAGCTGCTGGCGCGCGCCATTCATCACGGCTCGGCGCGCGGCGAGAAGAGTTTCGTCGTCGAGAATTGCGGCGCGCTGCCGGATGAATTGCTCGAGAGCGAATTATTCGGCTGCAAGAAAGGCGCGTTCACCGGCGCCTATCAGGATCGCGTCGGCCTGTTCGAGGTCGCGGATGGCGGCTCGATCTTTCTCGACGAGATCGGCGAGACCTCGCCATCCTTCCAGGTGAAGCTGCTGCGCGTGCTGCAGGAGGGCGAGATAAGGCCGCTCGGCGCGCAGCGCCCGCGCCGCGTCGACGTTCGCGTCATCGCCGCCACCAATCGCAACATCGTCGCCGAGGTGGAGGCGGGGCGCTTTCGCCGCGATCTCTATTATCGCCTCGCCGCTTTTCCGATTCATCTGTCGCCGCTCAGCGAGCGGCGATGCGATATCGCCATCATCGCCGCGCGCATACTCGTCGCCGTGAACCAGACCTTCAATCGTCGCGTGCCGGGCTTCGAGCCGGAAACGCTGCGGCTGTTGGAGCGCTACGGCTGGCCCGGCAATGTGCGCGAGCTGCACAATGAGATTCAACGCATGGTGGCGCTGAGCGACGGCGACGCCAATCTGCCACCGGGCCTGCTGTCGCCTTGCATCGCCGATCATCGCGCGACGACCACATGCGACGATCAGCAGCGCTTCACGCTGAAGGAGCGTGTCGAGATGCTGGAATGCGCGCTGATCAAGGAATCGCTGGAACGCAACGGACGCAACATCAGCCATGTGGCCGACGAGCTCGGACTGTCGCGCGTCGGCCTGCGCAGCAAAATCGCCCGCTATGACATCTCCCGCGTCGTCGATGACGAAAGCTGA
- a CDS encoding ATP-binding protein, producing the protein MTKADVKSYAKHGDLIALVAGKEEIALSEGGESVWLEVIKKMDEVYADLIGYEADLERKNGELEAARNFIQSVIASVSDVLIVCDERGAILQVNPAFEALAGRGEAELKGAGVVALFVAEDQARAAAIVAGQARDPTSVELRFRTSNGPSDLMAINCSPLFDSDGRRAGAVFTGRPIGELRRAYEALHRAHVDLQQAQSRLVEQEKMASLGRLVAGVAHELNNPISFVYGNIHTLDRYRKGIAAYLEAIHAGASAKERETLRRASGIDAILADLEPLIDGTLEGAVRISEIVKNLRRLSFSTKAPREAVSLSKVVETAAQWASRSKKAKARIVADLEPELYASGQSGQIHSVLVNLIDNALDAVRAAEQPIVSITARGEDDCAIVIVEDNGKGVPEALRSRIFEPFFTTKAVGEGTGLGLWISYSIAHEHGGSIEYDTSPEGGARFTLRLPRATDGETRDLRT; encoded by the coding sequence ATGACGAAAGCTGACGTCAAATCCTACGCCAAGCATGGCGATCTCATCGCGCTCGTCGCCGGCAAGGAGGAGATCGCTCTGTCGGAAGGGGGCGAATCCGTCTGGCTCGAGGTCATCAAGAAGATGGACGAGGTCTATGCGGACCTCATCGGCTATGAGGCCGATCTCGAGCGCAAGAATGGCGAGCTGGAAGCGGCGCGCAATTTCATTCAGAGCGTCATCGCCTCTGTCTCCGACGTGCTGATCGTCTGCGACGAGCGCGGCGCTATTCTGCAGGTCAATCCCGCTTTCGAGGCGCTCGCGGGCCGCGGCGAGGCGGAGCTGAAGGGCGCCGGCGTCGTAGCGCTGTTCGTCGCCGAGGACCAGGCGCGAGCCGCCGCCATCGTCGCAGGACAGGCGCGCGATCCGACCAGCGTCGAATTGCGCTTTCGCACGAGCAACGGCCCTTCCGATCTCATGGCGATCAATTGCTCGCCTCTGTTCGACTCGGATGGACGCAGAGCCGGCGCCGTCTTCACCGGCCGGCCGATCGGCGAATTGCGCCGCGCCTATGAGGCGTTGCATCGCGCCCATGTCGATCTGCAGCAGGCGCAATCGCGCCTCGTCGAGCAGGAGAAGATGGCGAGCCTCGGCCGGCTCGTCGCCGGCGTCGCGCATGAGCTCAATAATCCGATCAGCTTCGTCTACGGCAATATTCATACGCTCGACCGCTATCGCAAGGGGATCGCCGCCTATCTCGAGGCGATCCATGCGGGCGCGAGCGCGAAGGAGCGGGAGACGCTGCGCCGCGCGAGCGGCATAGACGCCATTCTCGCCGATCTCGAGCCCTTGATCGACGGCACGCTGGAAGGCGCCGTGCGCATCAGCGAGATCGTCAAGAATTTGCGCCGCCTCTCCTTCAGCACCAAGGCGCCGCGCGAGGCGGTGTCATTGTCGAAAGTGGTGGAGACGGCCGCGCAATGGGCCTCGCGCAGCAAGAAAGCGAAAGCGCGCATCGTCGCCGATCTCGAGCCGGAGCTCTACGCCTCGGGACAGAGCGGACAGATTCATTCCGTGCTGGTCAATCTCATCGACAATGCGCTCGACGCAGTGCGAGCGGCGGAGCAGCCGATCGTCTCCATCACCGCGCGCGGCGAAGACGATTGCGCGATCGTGATCGTCGAGGACAATGGCAAGGGCGTGCCGGAGGCGCTGCGCAGTCGCATCTTCGAGCCTTTCTTCACCACAAAGGCGGTCGGCGAAGGCACGGGGCTCGGCCTATGGATCAGCTATTCCATCGCCCATGAGCATGGCGGCTCTATCGAATACGACACGTCGCCGGAAGGCGGCGCGCGCTTCACGCTACGGCTGCCGCGCGCGACGGACGGCGAGACGCGCGATTTGCGAACCTGA